The Ornithinimicrobium sufpigmenti genome includes the window CACTCGTCTCCGATCGCGTTGCGGTAGTAGGGGCTCGGGCTATCCGCGACGACATACAGCAGGCGGACGTCGGCGTTACCCAGCACGAGCCGGCGGCCGGTCACCACGTCGACCCCGCCCTGCAACTTCACGGTGCCGCCCACCTCTTCATCAGCGCGAGACTCGACGAAGAGGTCGTGCAGTGTGAGGTGGCGCGGCAGCAACGGGTGGTTGGCGACGGTCGACATGTCGCCCAGGTCCCACACCCGCGCGTCGGCGATCGCCGAGGGGATGTTGCGGTGGTAGAGCAGGCTGGAGTCGGAGGAGAACCCCTCCTCCCCCATGAGCTCCTCGTAGTAGAGGTTGCCCCGGTCGTCGCGATGCTGGGTATGCCGTTTCGGCGACACGTTGCCTCTGCACTGGTAGTGGGCCATGGCATCTCCTCAGGATAGCGTCCGACTATCGGACAGCACTGTCGCCTCTGGCACCACCTTGCAGTAGCGTGCGGGGCATGTCAACGACGCCAGCCCTGCGCGCGCTGTTCCAGGAGTGGATCGACGACGCGGCCGTCTTCCCACCCGGCAACGCGCCTCCTCCCCGAGCCTGGTCCGAGCACGTCGAGATGCTGGCCGGTTCCGAGGGCGACCTGCTGGGCCCCTTGCTGATCGGGGCGTCCGCCGTCGAGGAGCTCGGGCGGGCCGTCCTGGTGCACGGCGCACCCGACCAGGTGTCCCCCGTGGAGGTCGCGGTCGTCGGTCGGGCGGGGACCTCGGTCGAGGACGTGGCCGGGGCGGTCCGGTCGCTGCAGGACCACGTCCTGCTCAGCGTGACCGGTGCCGAGGTCACCCACGGTGAGGGCGACTGGCGTCGGCTGGTCGACCTCGGCCTACGCACGGCCGTGGAGGTGCCCCGCCAGGGCCGCCACCTCGCACGGGCACTGGACGACCTCGGGGCCGGTGTCGCGGAGGAGGTCGGCGGCTCCACCGCTCCGGCCGCGCTGGCCAAGTGGCGCATCCAGGCCACACCCGCCGCCCCAGCGCCCGACGCGCAGCAGCTGGCCGACTTCCTCCTGGCCACGCACGAGCGAGGCCTGGCCTTCAAGCTCACCGGCGGGCTGCACCGGGCTGTGGCGCCGGGCCCGTCGGCGGACGAGCCGCACGGTGCGCTCAACATCCTGGTGGCCACCCACCAGCTGCTCCGGGGCGGCACTGCTGCTGAGCTGGTGGCCACCTTGGAGTCGCAGGACGGCGAGGAGCTCGCTGCGGTGCTGACCGGCCTGACGACGCCGCAGGTCGAGGAGCTGCGGGGCCGGTTCGTCTCCTTCGGCTGCTGCGGCGTCCTGGACCCCATCGGCGACCTGGCCGACCTGGGCCTGATCGTCACGACCTGATCAACTGGCCTGGTCACACCCCATACCCTCACCAAGGAGAGTTCATGACCTCGTCCAGGCACGTGCTGGACCTGCCGTCCGACCACCCGTTCAGCCTGCACCACCTGCCCTACGGCGCCGTGAGCGCCGGGCCGGACGCGACGCCCCGGTTGGCGGTGCGGGTCGGTGACCACGCCCTGGACCTGGCCGCCTTCGCGGCCGACACGCCGTGGGCCGGGCCGCTGGCCGCACCGGTCCTGAACCCCTTCCTGGAGCTCGGCCCCTCAGCCTGGGCGGGGCTGCGGGAGCACCTGAGCAGGGCCCTGACCGACCCGGAGCGACGAGCCGAGGTGGAGGAGCACCTGCGCCCCCTGGCCGGGATGACCACTCACCTGCCGCTGGAGGTCAGGGACTACGTCGACTTCTACGCCAGCGAGCAGCACGCCACCAACGTGGGCCGCATCTTCCGCCCCGAGGGGGAGCCGCTCACGCCGAACTGGAAGCACCTGCCCATCGGCTACCACGGCCGCTCCTCGACCATCGTCGTCTCCGGCACCGACATCCCCCGGCCCGTGGGCCAGCGCAAGGCGCCCAGCGACCCGCAGCCCACCTTCGGGCCGAGCACCAAGCTGGACATCGAGGCCGAGCTCGGGTTCGTGGTCGGCGGCTCGACGCCGCTCGGTTCGTCCGTCGGGATCGACGAGGCGGCTGACCACCTGTTCGGCGTGGCACTCTTCAACGACTGGTCGGCCCGGGACCTGCAAGCCTGGGAGTACGTCCCGCTCGGCCCCTTCCTGGGCAAGAGCTTCGCCTCCTCGGTCGCGGCGTGGATCACCCCGATGGCGGCCCTGGAGACGGCCCGCGTCGAGCTGCCGCCGCAGGACCCACGGCCGCTGCCCTACCTCACCGGGTCCGGGGCCGGCCTGTTCGGGCTGGACATCACCATGGAAGTCTCGCTCAACGGGACCGTGGTCTCGCGTCCGCCCTACCGCCAGATGTACTGGTCCCCCGCGCAGATGCTGGCGCATCTCACGGTCAACGGCGCCCGCCTGTCCAGCGGCGACCTCTTCGCCTCCGGGACCGTCTCGGGCACCCAGCGCGAGCAGCGAGGGTCCTTCCTGGAGCTCTCCTGGAACGGCACGGAGCCGTTCACGCTCCCGGACGGCTCGGAGCACACCTTTCTGCAGGACGGCGACACCGTGACGATCACCGCCACCGCACCTGGCCCCCACGGCTCGACGCTCGGCCTGGCCGAGGTCACCGGAACGATCCGGCCCACCCGCTGAGCGACAGCGGCGGGGCGACGGCCCACTGGCACCGCCCCACCCTGGGCGTCAGCCGCGCTGGTGGCGCACCACGTTCGTCTTGGCGGCCTTGTCGTGCAGCGCCTGGCGCTGCGGGTCCCACAGGGGCCACAGGTAGTTGAGCAGCGTCGCGATCCAGCCCAGGTAGGGAATCTGCGGCAGCAGCTGGTAGACCGCGCCCCGGATGGCGGCCGCCCCCAGACTGGGGTTGCCGGGGGTCTCGCGCAGCCGGACCCGCAGCCCGGTGACGAGCTTGCCGACCGTGCCCCCGAAGAGGTGCACCATGCCGATCTCGTAGACGAGCCCGAGGAGCAGCCCGCCCATCGTGACCCGGAACAGGTCGGACTCGAGCCCGGCCGGCATCGGCGGGGCCACCGCCGAGCCGGCCTGGGCCGTCGAGAGGACGTCGTCCATCCACATCGTGAGGTTGTCCGCGAAGTTCGGCGCCGCCAGCGGCAGCACGATGACGAAGCCCACGATGCCCAGGAGGATCCCGTCGATGAGCCTGGCCAGCACCCGGTGCCACCACCCCGCCAGCGGCTGTCCGTCCGGGGTGGTCGCCAGGCTGCCGGCCTGGCCGGGGTAGCCCCCCGGCATCGGGGCGCCCTGCCACTGTCCCTGCTGGGCGTAGGGCTGGTGCGGGTCATACCCGCCCTGCTGACCGTAGCCGCCCTGTCCGTAGCCACCCTGCTGGCCATGACCGCCTGAGCCGTAGCCACCCTGCTGGCCCGGGGCGCCCTGCCCGGGCGCCGCACCCCAGGGCCGCTGCTGGCTCTGCCCGGCGCGGTCCAGCCCCGGCTTCTGCTTGGGCGAGGTGTGGTTGGTCCACTGCACGCCGTCCCAGTAGCGGAGGTTGGCCTGGTCCTGGGGGTCGTCGTACCACCCTGCCTGCTGACTCATGGCCCTACTCTCCCACGCGCCCCTGCGCTGCTCGGCCGTCGCTCCCACCGCCGCGGCCCAGGTCCCCTCATCAGAGCGAGGCGAGCGGGGCGGCATACCGTGCCGGTATGCCGCCCCGCCCAGGGAGCCACGGGACGCTCAGAGGTTGCCGCGCTGCTCCTGCTCGCGCTCGATCGCCTGGAAGAGAGCCTTGAAGTTGCCCTTGCCGAAGCCGAGGGAGCCGTGCCGCTCGATCAGCTCGAAGAATACCGTGGGACGGTCCTGGACGGGCTTGGTGAAGATCTGCAGCAGATAGCCGTCCTCGTCGCGGTCGACGAGAATGCCACGCTTCTGCAGCTCCTCGATCGGCGCCCGGACGTTGCCGATCCGCTCGCGGAGCTTGGGGTCCTCGTAGTAGGAGTCGGGGGTGGCGAGGAACTCGATGCCGTTGGCGCGCATGTGGTCCACGGTCGAGATGATGTCGTTCGTGGCCAGCGCCAGGTGCTGCGCGCCCGGACCGCGGTAGAACTCCAGGTACTCGTCGATCTGCGACTTGCGCTTGCCGATCGCCGGCTCGTTGAGCGGGAACTTGACCCGGTGGTTGCCGTTGGCGACGACCTTCGACATCAGCGCGGAGTAGTCGGTGGCGATGTCGTCACCGATGAACTCGGCCATGTTCACAAAGCCCATGACCTTGTTGTAGAACTCCACCCACTCATCCATCCGGCCCAGCTCGACGTTGCCGACGATGTGGTCCAGGGCCTGGAAGAGACGCTTGGGCTCGCCGTCGCGCTTGACGTAGTCCGAGGTTCGCTCGACGTAACCGGGCAGGTAGGGGCCGCTGTAGGTCAGCTTGCCGTCGGCACCCTTGCGCTGGACGAGGGTATGCCGGGTCTCGCCGTAGGTGGCGATCGCGGCCACGCGGACGGTGCCGTGCTCGTCGGTGAGGTCCTCGGGCTCCTGCACGACGGTGGCGCCGATGCTGCGGGCGTGCGCGATGCAGCGATCGACGTCCGGGACCTCCAGGGAGATGTCGACGACGCCGTCGCCGTGGCGGCGGACGTGGTCGTGCAGCGGGCTGTCCGGGTCGACGCCGCCCTTGATGACGAACCTGATCGAGCCGGACTTCAGGACGAAGGCCTTGTGGTCACGGTTGCCGGTCTCCGGGCCCGAGTAACCGATCAGCTGCATACCGAAGGCGGACTGGTAGAAGTGCGCCGTCTGCGTCGCGTTGCCGACGACGAAGTGGATGGAGTCCCACCCGGTCACCGGGAAGACGTCCGAGGACTCGTCGTAGGGCACCAGGCCCACGAGCTGCTTGAGCTGGTCGAGCTCGAGGTCGGCCTCGCGCTCCTGGTCGGTCAGATGGACAACGGTGTCTGTCATACCCCGAGCGTGCGGCCAGGCAGTGGCACAGGGCAAGTGGATGCGAAATTGCTGGGCAGCATGCACACATTGACCCGCAGAGACGATCCGCTGG containing:
- the fahA gene encoding fumarylacetoacetase; the protein is MTSSRHVLDLPSDHPFSLHHLPYGAVSAGPDATPRLAVRVGDHALDLAAFAADTPWAGPLAAPVLNPFLELGPSAWAGLREHLSRALTDPERRAEVEEHLRPLAGMTTHLPLEVRDYVDFYASEQHATNVGRIFRPEGEPLTPNWKHLPIGYHGRSSTIVVSGTDIPRPVGQRKAPSDPQPTFGPSTKLDIEAELGFVVGGSTPLGSSVGIDEAADHLFGVALFNDWSARDLQAWEYVPLGPFLGKSFASSVAAWITPMAALETARVELPPQDPRPLPYLTGSGAGLFGLDITMEVSLNGTVVSRPPYRQMYWSPAQMLAHLTVNGARLSSGDLFASGTVSGTQREQRGSFLELSWNGTEPFTLPDGSEHTFLQDGDTVTITATAPGPHGSTLGLAEVTGTIRPTR
- a CDS encoding RDD family protein; this translates as MSQQAGWYDDPQDQANLRYWDGVQWTNHTSPKQKPGLDRAGQSQQRPWGAAPGQGAPGQQGGYGSGGHGQQGGYGQGGYGQQGGYDPHQPYAQQGQWQGAPMPGGYPGQAGSLATTPDGQPLAGWWHRVLARLIDGILLGIVGFVIVLPLAAPNFADNLTMWMDDVLSTAQAGSAVAPPMPAGLESDLFRVTMGGLLLGLVYEIGMVHLFGGTVGKLVTGLRVRLRETPGNPSLGAAAIRGAVYQLLPQIPYLGWIATLLNYLWPLWDPQRQALHDKAAKTNVVRHQRG
- the hppD gene encoding 4-hydroxyphenylpyruvate dioxygenase, which codes for MTDTVVHLTDQEREADLELDQLKQLVGLVPYDESSDVFPVTGWDSIHFVVGNATQTAHFYQSAFGMQLIGYSGPETGNRDHKAFVLKSGSIRFVIKGGVDPDSPLHDHVRRHGDGVVDISLEVPDVDRCIAHARSIGATVVQEPEDLTDEHGTVRVAAIATYGETRHTLVQRKGADGKLTYSGPYLPGYVERTSDYVKRDGEPKRLFQALDHIVGNVELGRMDEWVEFYNKVMGFVNMAEFIGDDIATDYSALMSKVVANGNHRVKFPLNEPAIGKRKSQIDEYLEFYRGPGAQHLALATNDIISTVDHMRANGIEFLATPDSYYEDPKLRERIGNVRAPIEELQKRGILVDRDEDGYLLQIFTKPVQDRPTVFFELIERHGSLGFGKGNFKALFQAIEREQEQRGNL